The following proteins come from a genomic window of Meleagris gallopavo isolate NT-WF06-2002-E0010 breed Aviagen turkey brand Nicholas breeding stock chromosome Z, Turkey_5.1, whole genome shotgun sequence:
- the PGAP4 gene encoding transmembrane protein 246 — protein MLHYAWQLYGRWCRWSSPFIHLLTLTVVTFGVLAPLICHRLLYSYFYLRRWHLNPMSQEFLSQNQQEGQAALHYFEKLQIPNISKASNSETFRPLLLVTIITVQRRDDFHYVLQVASRFHHLLQQCGTNCQSHRVLVCNVEPDPSRHQDVKLLSSFFPMVSRDKTGEDPDPRVNHFEKEKQDYVFCLEQSLLAYNPEYVLVVEDDAVPEEEIFPVLQHLFLARFSKPYLRDALYFKLYHPERLQQYVNPEPMRILEWLGLGMFLGPVLNCVYSWAAGRPSLNWPIILFFAAYSMALSELVGRHYLLELRRLAPVLYNVVPVTECCTPAMLFSASSARRALGYLKGLQCRQGFAKDIALYSLLRTKGENAYVVEPNLVRHVGMYSSLWLNDNPKLL, from the coding sequence ATGTTACACTATGCCTGGCAGCTCTACGGGAGGTGGTGCCGCTGGTCCAGTCCTTTCATCCACCTTCTCACTCTGACTGTGGTGACGTTTGGTGTGCTGGCTCCTTTGATTTGCCACCGACTCCTctactcttatttttatttgcgGCGCTGGCACTTGAATCCCATGAGCCAGGAGTTCTTGAGTCAGAACCAGCAGGAGGGTCAGGCTGCCCTCCATTATTTTGAGAAGCTGCAGATACCGAATATCTCCAAGGCCTCCAACAGTGAAACCTTTCGGCCCTTGCTGCTGGTCACCATTATCACTGTGCAGAGGCGGGATGATTTCCACTATGTCTTGCAGGTGGCGTCCCGTTtccaccacctcctccagcaATGTGGGACAAATTGCCAGAGCCACCGTGTCCTCGTCTGTAACGTGGAGCCTGACCCAAGTCGTCATCAGGATGTCAAGCTGCTGAGCAGCTTCTTTCCTATGGTCAGTCGTGACAAAACTGGGGAGGACCCTGACCCTAGAGTGAACCACTTTGAGAAGGAGAAGCAGGACTATGTCTTCTGCCTTGAGCAGTCGCTCTTGGCATATAACCCAGAATATGTCCTGGTAGTGGAAGATGATGCTGTGCCAGAGGAAGAGATATTCCCTGTCTTGCAGCACCTCTTCTTAGCCCGATTCTCGAAACCATACCTCAGAGATGCACTCTACTTCAAACTTTACCATCCTGAGAGGCTTCAGCAGTATGTCAATCCTGAGCCCATGCGAATCCTCGAGTGGCTGGGTTTGGGAATGTTTCTGGGGCCTGTGCTGAACTGTGTGTACTCTTGGGCAGCTGGGCGCCCGAGCCTGAATTGGCCCATCATCTTGTTCTTTGCTGCCTACAGCATGGCACTGTCAGAGCTGGTGGGACGGCATTACTTGCTGGAGCTGCGCCGGCTGGCCCCTGTGCTGTATAACGTTGTGCCGGTCACAGAGTGCTGCACACCTGCCATGCTGttctctgcttcttctgccCGTCGTGCCTTAGGTTACTTGAAGGGGCTGCAGTGTCGCCAGGGTTTTGCTAAGGACATTGCCC